The following proteins come from a genomic window of Streptomyces sp. ALI-76-A:
- a CDS encoding TetR family transcriptional regulator, whose amino-acid sequence MNGDDTTSTVPGPGPGAARRSDATRGAILAAARERFATDGYERATIRAIAKDANIDPSMVMRYYRNKEGLFAAAVAIDLRLPDVSGADRQQDAGRILVEHFLDMWEDNEVLTALLRVGVTNQAGAERMQDILRDQLLPVARQVCPDPGQVPARAALMASQLLGLALTRYVLRMPPAVGLARAEIVAWLAPTIQRYLTAPSS is encoded by the coding sequence ATGAACGGCGACGACACCACCTCCACGGTTCCCGGCCCCGGCCCCGGCGCCGCCCGCCGCTCCGACGCCACCCGGGGTGCGATCCTCGCCGCGGCCCGCGAGCGCTTCGCGACCGACGGCTACGAGCGAGCCACCATCCGCGCCATCGCCAAGGACGCGAACATCGATCCGTCGATGGTGATGCGGTACTACCGCAACAAGGAGGGCCTCTTCGCGGCGGCCGTCGCCATCGACCTGCGGCTGCCGGACGTGAGCGGGGCGGACCGCCAGCAGGACGCGGGGCGGATCCTCGTCGAGCACTTCCTCGACATGTGGGAGGACAACGAGGTCCTCACCGCCCTGCTGCGGGTCGGCGTCACCAACCAGGCCGGGGCGGAGCGCATGCAGGACATCCTGCGGGACCAGCTGTTGCCGGTCGCGCGGCAGGTCTGCCCCGACCCCGGGCAGGTCCCGGCACGGGCGGCACTCATGGCGTCGCAGCTGCTGGGGCTGGCGCTCACGCGGTACGTGCTCCGGATGCCGCCGGCCGTGGGTCTGGCACGGGCGGAGATCGTCGCATGGCTGGCACCGACGATCCAGCGGTACCTGACCGCGCCGAGTTCCTGA
- a CDS encoding helix-turn-helix transcriptional regulator, whose amino-acid sequence MDKRELAAFLRHRREMLRPRDVGLVEGPRRRTQGLRREEVAQLAGMSTDYYARLEQQRAPQPSVQITEALARALRLTLDERDHLFVLIGHNAPARFHRCEHVSPTLLRVLDRLDDSPALVQTDLVETLAMNPLAVALLGDQTRHTGLASSGYYRWFMDPAERLMVPEESRERHGRAQAARLRAALTAGSDTPRAARILAELQKHSPEFVRMWELQEVARRYDDCKTILHPELGRIDVDAQLLFTENRAQTLVVLTTRPGTESHSKLQLLSVIGHQQLTP is encoded by the coding sequence ATGGACAAGAGGGAACTGGCGGCATTCCTGCGCCACCGCCGGGAGATGTTGCGGCCCCGCGACGTCGGGCTGGTCGAGGGGCCGCGCAGGCGTACGCAGGGGCTGCGCCGTGAGGAGGTCGCGCAGCTCGCCGGCATGTCCACCGACTACTACGCCCGGCTGGAACAGCAGCGTGCTCCGCAGCCCTCCGTACAGATCACCGAGGCTCTCGCCCGGGCGCTGCGGTTGACCCTGGACGAACGCGACCATCTCTTCGTCCTCATCGGCCACAACGCCCCGGCCCGCTTCCACCGCTGCGAACATGTCAGCCCGACGCTGCTGCGGGTCCTGGACCGTCTGGACGACTCCCCGGCCCTGGTGCAGACCGACCTGGTCGAGACCCTCGCGATGAACCCGTTGGCCGTCGCGCTGCTCGGTGACCAGACCCGCCACACCGGTCTGGCCAGTAGCGGCTACTACCGCTGGTTCATGGACCCGGCCGAACGTCTGATGGTTCCCGAGGAGAGTCGCGAACGCCACGGCCGCGCCCAGGCAGCACGCCTGCGGGCCGCACTGACAGCCGGCAGCGACACCCCCCGAGCCGCCCGCATCCTCGCCGAACTCCAGAAGCACAGCCCTGAGTTCGTCCGCATGTGGGAACTTCAGGAGGTCGCCCGACGCTACGACGACTGCAAGACCATCCTCCATCCCGAGCTCGGCCGCATCGACGTCGACGCCCAGCTCCTGTTCACCGAGAACCGCGCCCAGACCCTGGTGGTGCTGACCACTCGCCCCGGCACGGAGAGCCACAGCAAGCTCCAACTGCTCTCCGTCATCGGACACCAGCAGCTCACCCCCTGA
- a CDS encoding TetR/AcrR family transcriptional regulator, whose amino-acid sequence MHANGQRGRKPRADVQRNRAALLETAQRHFLRHGVGTSLEAVAKEAGVGPGTLYRHFPTREALLAAVLQTRSEELVARQADIDQLGDPAEALEQWLRAMEEYFSAFSGLPDPLMAAARAQDPGNPLTIPCDILIEATDQYVRAAQRAGRVRASVQGHDLFLAACSVAWIKGTGTEEESLDRLRTLIASGYRERDVQA is encoded by the coding sequence ATGCACGCCAATGGACAGCGGGGACGCAAGCCCCGCGCGGACGTCCAGCGCAACCGCGCCGCCCTCCTGGAGACCGCGCAGCGTCATTTCCTGCGGCACGGCGTCGGTACCTCCCTCGAGGCGGTGGCCAAGGAGGCGGGCGTCGGGCCGGGCACCCTGTACCGGCACTTCCCCACCCGGGAGGCGCTGCTGGCGGCTGTGCTGCAGACGCGCTCCGAGGAACTGGTGGCCCGCCAGGCGGACATCGATCAGCTCGGCGACCCGGCCGAGGCGCTGGAGCAGTGGCTGCGGGCGATGGAGGAGTACTTCAGCGCCTTCAGCGGGCTGCCGGACCCGCTCATGGCCGCGGCCCGGGCGCAGGACCCCGGCAACCCGCTCACGATTCCCTGCGACATCCTCATCGAAGCCACCGACCAGTACGTGCGAGCCGCGCAGCGCGCGGGGCGCGTGCGCGCGTCGGTGCAGGGTCACGACCTGTTCCTCGCGGCCTGTTCCGTCGCCTGGATCAAGGGCACCGGCACCGAGGAGGAGTCGCTCGACCGGCTCCGCACGCTCATCGCGAGCGGCTACCGCGAGCGGGACGTCCAGGCGTAA
- a CDS encoding NAD(P)-binding domain-containing protein, whose protein sequence is MKITVIGAGVIGGNLAAKLSAAGHDVQVADARGPEAVRAEVLESGARATDLADAVQGRDVIVLAIPFGVAGELAGLFASVPAETVVIDTSNYYPGMLSEPIEAVDNGQVESVYTAELLGRPVVKAWNAALAETQRTKGVPAGTPGRLAIPVAGDSEEARKVAMSLVDDTGFDPYDAGTLADSWRQQPNSPAYCTELPLDELPAALAAADRVKDAAIRDSLPERFAALGANPSVDDVVEMNRAAHR, encoded by the coding sequence ATGAAAATTACTGTCATAGGCGCCGGTGTCATCGGCGGGAACCTTGCTGCCAAGCTCAGCGCGGCGGGGCACGACGTCCAGGTGGCCGACGCCCGCGGCCCCGAGGCCGTCCGGGCGGAGGTGCTGGAATCCGGGGCCCGCGCGACGGACCTCGCCGACGCCGTCCAGGGCCGGGACGTCATCGTCCTGGCCATCCCCTTCGGGGTGGCGGGGGAGCTGGCCGGCCTGTTCGCCTCGGTCCCCGCCGAGACGGTCGTCATCGACACCTCGAACTACTACCCCGGCATGCTCAGCGAGCCGATCGAGGCGGTGGACAACGGCCAGGTGGAGAGCGTGTACACCGCCGAGCTGCTCGGCCGCCCCGTGGTCAAGGCGTGGAACGCCGCGCTGGCCGAGACCCAGCGGACCAAGGGCGTTCCGGCCGGAACGCCCGGCCGCCTCGCCATCCCCGTCGCCGGCGACTCCGAGGAGGCGCGGAAGGTGGCGATGAGCCTGGTGGACGACACCGGCTTCGACCCCTACGACGCCGGCACCCTGGCCGACTCCTGGCGCCAGCAGCCCAACAGCCCCGCCTACTGCACCGAGCTGCCCCTGGACGAGCTGCCGGCGGCCCTGGCGGCGGCCGACCGCGTCAAGGACGCGGCCATCCGCGACAGCCTCCCGGAACGCTTCGCCGCCCTCGGTGCCAATCCCAGCGTCGACGACGTCGTCGAGATGAACCGCGCCGCCCACCGCTGA
- a CDS encoding NAD(P)-binding domain-containing protein yields the protein MKIGILGTGNIGKTLTRRLSAAGHEVKAANSRGPETIEADVLASGGRAVTAAEAVVDVDAMIPSVTVLPEDRTSATASRLNSSEYRLLRLLLLPTWHYFL from the coding sequence CTGAAGATCGGCATTCTCGGCACCGGGAACATCGGCAAGACGCTGACCAGGCGGTTGAGCGCGGCCGGACACGAGGTGAAGGCGGCCAATTCGCGCGGCCCGGAGACGATCGAGGCGGACGTACTGGCCTCGGGCGGACGTGCGGTGACCGCTGCGGAAGCCGTAGTGGACGTCGACGCCATGATCCCCTCGGTGACGGTCTTGCCGGAGGACCGGACCAGCGCGACCGCGTCACGCTTGAACTCCTCCGAGTACCGCCTGCTGCGGTTGCTCTTACTTCCCACCTGGCACTACTTCCTCTGA